One part of the Methylobacterium mesophilicum SR1.6/6 genome encodes these proteins:
- a CDS encoding ABC transporter permease has protein sequence MIGQIIRRVVTMALTLVVISALVFIIIKLPPGDYLTNRIMELRATGDASSVAKAELLIRQYGLDRPVWQQYLMWIGVMPGAAGFSGLLQGDWGWSFEYDKPVAEVVGDALWLTLLINLTAVIFVHVVAIPAAIYSATHRHTAGDAVVTLLGYVGLAVPGFLLALILLFYANRWFGLSIGGLYDSALTNQPWTWEKIRSLLAHLIVPTLVIGLGGTAAMIRRMRANLLDELAKPYTVTARAKGLPPTRALLKYPFRMSLNPFVADIGNLLPHLVSGSVLVSLVLSLPTVGPLLLEALRSQDQFMAGFILMFVAGLTLVGMLISDLTLVWLDPRIRMGLR, from the coding sequence GTGATCGGCCAGATTATCCGGCGCGTGGTCACCATGGCGCTGACCCTCGTCGTCATCTCGGCGCTGGTCTTCATCATCATCAAGCTGCCGCCGGGCGACTACCTAACCAACCGGATCATGGAGCTGCGCGCCACCGGGGACGCGAGTTCCGTCGCGAAGGCCGAGCTGCTGATCCGGCAATATGGCCTCGACCGGCCGGTCTGGCAGCAATACCTGATGTGGATCGGCGTCATGCCGGGCGCCGCCGGCTTTTCCGGCCTGCTGCAGGGGGATTGGGGCTGGTCGTTCGAGTACGACAAGCCGGTGGCCGAGGTGGTGGGCGACGCCCTGTGGCTGACACTCCTGATCAACCTGACCGCCGTGATCTTCGTCCACGTCGTGGCGATCCCGGCGGCGATCTACTCGGCGACGCATCGGCACACCGCCGGAGACGCCGTGGTGACCCTGCTGGGCTATGTCGGCCTCGCAGTCCCGGGCTTCCTCCTGGCGTTGATCCTGCTGTTCTACGCCAACCGCTGGTTCGGGCTCTCCATCGGCGGCCTTTACGATTCGGCGCTGACCAACCAGCCCTGGACCTGGGAGAAAATCCGGTCGCTCCTCGCGCACCTGATCGTGCCGACCCTCGTCATCGGCCTCGGTGGCACGGCGGCCATGATCCGGCGCATGCGCGCGAACCTGCTCGATGAACTTGCAAAACCCTACACGGTCACGGCCCGTGCCAAGGGCCTGCCGCCGACGCGGGCCCTGCTGAAATACCCGTTCCGGATGTCGCTGAACCCGTTCGTGGCGGATATCGGCAACCTGCTGCCACACCTCGTCTCGGGATCGGTACTGGTGTCCCTGGTGCTGAGCCTGCCCACGGTCGGGCCGCTGCTGCTGGAAGCCTTGCGCAGCCAGGACCAGTTCATGGCCGGCTTCATCCTGATGTTCGTCGCCGGGCTGACGCTCGTCGGCATGCTGATCTCGGATCTGACCCTGGTCTGGCTCGATCCGCGAATCCGCATGGGACTGCGATGA
- a CDS encoding ABC transporter substrate-binding protein — translation MNGSDERAGFSLLRRARRDSGVSRRALLGGLGVALLWPRHGRADADVPGPPTTPFVADLAARGRKLGAAGGTIRTLIAKARDTRYLSVYGYTRLVGYDSDLKLRPDVLERVDVEGGRFTFTLRDGHRWSDGHPFTTEDFRYFWEDVANDKTLSPEGPPAFLLVDGKAPQVEFLDGRTVRYTWERPNPIFLPALAAPRDPLIYRPSHYLKPYHARYVGKEAADAKAKALKLRSWAALHNRLDDNYELNNPDCPTLQAWVPRTRSPATRFRFERNRSYHRVDTAGTQLPYVDSIVMDVASQGLLVAKTNAGEADLMFRGLSMPDIPSLKEGEKAHRYRTNLWPVARGSEIALYPNLTTQDPVLRALNRDVRFRHALSLALDRRTLNNTLLFGLGTEGNDTIVPESPLFSPELRTLNASYDPAQAAHLLDEAGLDRRDGSGTRLMADGRPLEIVVESDGEAEMVLDALLLITEFWREVGIRLITKPQERTNLHRRSIAGLTVMVAAQGLDLAVPTAIMPPTELSPAQPEHYSWPLWSLNVESRGKSGQPCDVPEVRQLLDLDRQWRDTNDAETQASIWRAMLMNHAQNTWVIGTVAGALQPVVGADRLINLPKRALYSWEPTAMIGVQRLDEMFWDKGADSRAEAR, via the coding sequence ATGAATGGTTCGGACGAGCGCGCCGGTTTCTCCCTTCTTCGACGAGCCAGGCGGGACAGCGGCGTCTCCCGCCGCGCATTGCTCGGGGGCCTCGGCGTCGCTCTGCTCTGGCCCCGCCATGGCCGAGCGGACGCCGACGTTCCCGGGCCGCCCACCACCCCCTTCGTCGCCGACCTCGCGGCGCGGGGCCGGAAACTCGGCGCGGCGGGCGGAACCATCCGCACGCTGATCGCCAAGGCCCGCGACACCCGCTATCTCTCGGTCTACGGCTACACCCGCCTCGTCGGCTACGATTCCGACCTGAAGCTGCGGCCCGACGTGCTGGAGCGCGTCGATGTCGAGGGGGGTCGCTTCACCTTCACGTTGCGCGACGGCCACCGCTGGTCCGATGGACACCCGTTCACCACCGAGGATTTTCGCTACTTCTGGGAGGATGTGGCCAACGACAAGACCCTGAGCCCCGAGGGTCCGCCGGCCTTCCTCCTCGTGGACGGCAAGGCTCCGCAGGTCGAGTTCCTGGACGGGCGGACCGTCCGCTACACCTGGGAACGGCCGAACCCGATATTCCTGCCGGCGCTCGCCGCGCCGCGCGATCCGCTGATCTATCGGCCGTCGCACTACCTTAAGCCATATCACGCGCGCTACGTCGGCAAGGAGGCGGCCGACGCGAAGGCCAAGGCGCTGAAGCTGCGCAGCTGGGCAGCCTTACACAACCGTCTCGACGACAATTACGAGCTGAACAACCCCGATTGCCCGACCCTTCAGGCCTGGGTGCCCCGCACGCGCTCGCCTGCCACGCGGTTCCGTTTCGAGCGCAACCGCAGCTACCACCGGGTCGACACGGCGGGCACGCAACTCCCTTACGTCGATTCCATCGTGATGGACGTGGCCTCTCAGGGCCTGCTGGTCGCCAAGACCAACGCGGGCGAGGCAGACCTCATGTTCCGCGGCCTGTCCATGCCCGACATCCCGAGCCTGAAGGAGGGCGAGAAGGCGCACCGCTACCGCACCAACCTGTGGCCGGTGGCACGGGGATCGGAGATCGCCCTCTACCCGAATCTCACCACGCAGGATCCCGTCCTGCGCGCCCTCAACCGCGACGTCCGGTTCCGCCACGCCCTGTCGCTCGCCCTCGACCGGCGAACGCTCAACAACACGCTGCTGTTCGGCCTCGGCACCGAGGGAAACGACACCATCGTGCCGGAGAGCCCGCTCTTCTCGCCGGAACTGCGCACACTCAACGCCAGCTACGACCCGGCCCAGGCCGCGCACCTGCTCGATGAGGCGGGGCTCGATCGCCGCGACGGGTCCGGCACCCGCCTGATGGCGGACGGGCGGCCGCTGGAGATCGTCGTGGAGAGCGACGGCGAGGCCGAGATGGTGCTCGACGCGCTCCTGCTCATCACCGAATTCTGGCGCGAGGTCGGGATCCGCCTCATCACCAAGCCGCAGGAACGCACCAATCTCCACCGGCGCTCGATCGCCGGCCTCACCGTCATGGTCGCCGCCCAGGGGCTCGACCTCGCGGTGCCGACCGCGATCATGCCGCCGACGGAACTCAGCCCGGCGCAACCCGAGCATTATTCCTGGCCGCTCTGGAGCCTGAACGTCGAGAGCCGCGGCAAGAGCGGCCAACCCTGCGACGTCCCGGAAGTCCGCCAGCTCCTCGACCTCGACCGCCAGTGGCGCGACACGAACGATGCCGAGACCCAGGCTTCGATCTGGCGCGCCATGCTGATGAACCACGCGCAGAACACCTGGGTGATCGGTACGGTCGCGGGAGCGCTCCAGCCGGTGGTCGGCGCGGATCGCCTGATCAACCTGCCCAAGCGCGCCCTCTATTCCTGGGAGCCTACCGCGATGATCGGCGTGCAGCGCCTCGACGAGATGTTCTGGGATAAGGGCGCCGACTCGCGCGCGGAGGCCCGGTGA